One genomic window of Clostridia bacterium includes the following:
- a CDS encoding sugar ABC transporter permease translates to MFSPSKVNDVINDTFVNDAFSKPKKVKSISYRKYGYFFVMPFIIFFFLFSFYPTAYTFIISFFNKQGKDADTIGKFIFLKNYKDVVLDKSFWNTILVTLKIWGLNVVLQFGFALVLAAIFNDQSLKIKGKGLFKFAYYLPNIVTAATVGLLFRQMLQTEGTLNSILLKIVKNWERKDFLLDKTITQTTVSLVLTWIWYGNTMIVLLAGMAGINPTLYEAARIDGASSVRQFFSITLPLLKSILLYAFVTSLAGGLQMYDVPFFFVPTSHTQTVAIKLYQWGFTGINNYGRSAAGSIIMLIITMLISSVLFWIMNVTPEKKKTSKV, encoded by the coding sequence ATGTTTAGTCCATCTAAAGTTAATGATGTGATAAATGATACTTTTGTAAATGATGCTTTTTCAAAGCCTAAAAAGGTAAAAAGCATTAGCTATCGTAAATATGGCTATTTTTTTGTAATGCCATTTATAATATTTTTCTTTTTGTTCTCATTTTATCCTACCGCTTATACTTTTATAATAAGTTTCTTTAATAAACAAGGTAAAGATGCGGATACTATAGGAAAATTTATATTTTTAAAAAACTATAAAGATGTTGTATTAGATAAGTCGTTTTGGAATACAATTTTAGTGACATTGAAAATTTGGGGGTTAAATGTTGTACTTCAATTCGGTTTCGCTCTAGTCTTGGCAGCAATATTTAATGACCAAAGTTTGAAAATAAAGGGCAAAGGTTTATTTAAATTTGCTTATTATCTTCCCAATATAGTTACAGCAGCTACAGTTGGTTTGTTGTTTAGACAAATGCTTCAAACTGAAGGAACTTTGAATTCTATTTTATTAAAAATAGTTAAAAATTGGGAAAGAAAGGATTTCTTACTAGATAAAACAATTACACAGACTACTGTGTCATTGGTGTTGACATGGATTTGGTATGGCAACACAATGATAGTTTTATTGGCTGGCATGGCAGGAATTAATCCAACATTATATGAGGCTGCGCGCATAGACGGAGCTAGCTCTGTAAGACAATTCTTTTCAATAACTTTGCCGTTATTAAAGTCAATATTATTATATGCATTTGTAACAAGTCTTGCTGGCGGATTGCAAATGTATGATGTACCTTTCTTCTTTGTTCCTACAAGTCATACACAAACGGTTGCAATTAAACTTTATCAATGGGGCTTTACAGGCATTAACAATTATGGCCGGTCTGCTGCGGGTTCTATAATAATGTTAATAATTACTATGCTCATAAGCTCTGTTTTGTTCTGGATTATGAATGTTACACCAGAAAAGAAAAAAACATCTAAGGTATAA